The following are from one region of the Cyanobium gracile PCC 6307 genome:
- the hemB gene encoding porphobilinogen synthase, which yields MDLTYRPRRLRRTPALRAMVREFQLSAADFIYPLFVHEGASNEPIGAMPGAQRWSLEGLVAEVGRAWDLGIRCVVLFPKVADGLKTEDGSECFNEGGLIPRAIRRLKQEHPAMAIMTDVALDPYSCDGHDGIVSSEGVVLNDETVSLLCRQAVAQARAGADLIGPSDMMDGRVGAIREALDEEGFEHVGIISYTAKYASAYYGPFREALDSAPRAVSSKPIPKDKSTYQMDPANGREALTEALLDEQEGADILMVKPGLAYLDVIHRLRGESELPIAAYNVSGEYAMVKAAAERGWIDERAVVLETLLCFKRAGADLILTYHACDAAQWLRDG from the coding sequence ATGGATCTCACGTATCGTCCCCGTCGCCTGCGCCGCACGCCGGCCCTGAGGGCCATGGTGCGGGAGTTCCAGCTCAGTGCCGCCGATTTCATCTATCCGCTGTTCGTGCACGAGGGCGCGTCCAACGAACCCATTGGCGCCATGCCCGGCGCCCAGCGCTGGAGCCTGGAGGGGCTGGTGGCGGAGGTGGGCCGGGCCTGGGACCTGGGCATCCGCTGCGTGGTGCTGTTCCCCAAGGTGGCCGACGGCCTCAAGACCGAGGATGGCAGCGAGTGCTTCAACGAGGGCGGCCTGATTCCCCGGGCGATCCGGCGCCTCAAGCAGGAGCATCCGGCCATGGCGATCATGACCGATGTGGCCCTCGATCCCTATTCCTGCGACGGCCATGACGGCATCGTCAGCAGCGAGGGGGTGGTGCTCAACGACGAGACCGTCAGCCTGCTGTGCCGCCAGGCGGTGGCCCAGGCCCGGGCCGGAGCCGATCTGATCGGCCCCAGCGACATGATGGACGGCCGGGTGGGTGCGATCCGCGAGGCCCTCGACGAGGAGGGTTTCGAGCACGTCGGGATCATCAGCTACACCGCCAAGTACGCCTCCGCCTACTACGGCCCCTTCCGCGAGGCGCTGGATTCGGCCCCCCGGGCGGTGAGCAGCAAGCCCATCCCCAAGGACAAGAGCACCTACCAGATGGATCCGGCCAACGGCCGCGAAGCCCTCACCGAAGCCCTGCTCGACGAGCAGGAGGGGGCCGACATCCTGATGGTGAAGCCGGGCCTGGCCTACCTCGACGTCATCCATCGACTGCGGGGCGAAAGCGAGCTGCCCATCGCCGCCTACAACGTCAGCGGCGAGTACGCCATGGTCAAGGCGGCCGCCGAGCGGGGCTGGATCGACGAGCGGGCCGTGGTGCTGGAAACCCTGCTCTGCTTC
- a CDS encoding DnaJ C-terminal domain-containing protein: MSVNGYRDYFKVLGVERGTDADGIKRAFRKLARQYHPDVNPGDASAEARFKEISEAYEVLSDPEKRRRYEQFGQYWNQMGGSGGGAPGVDVDFGRYGNFDDFINDLLGRFGGGAAAGAPGGFGFGSGFPGGFGSGFGAAGAERATQVQLDAEATISLPVADAFRGCERTLAVNEERVQVRIPAGVKDGSRLRLKGKGNLQPGTGRRGDLYLTLKLQPHPVWRLDGDQLRAELPLSLDELALGGEVRVATPDGEATIQVPPGMTLGRSLRLKGKGWPVRDGRGDLLFTPTLKLPDSLSPRERDLLEQLRQARSVDPRKDWISSAAL; this comes from the coding sequence ATGAGCGTGAACGGTTACCGCGACTACTTCAAAGTTCTGGGTGTGGAAAGGGGCACCGATGCCGACGGCATCAAACGGGCCTTCCGCAAGCTCGCCCGCCAGTACCACCCGGATGTGAATCCAGGCGATGCCTCCGCCGAGGCTCGCTTCAAGGAGATCAGCGAAGCCTATGAAGTGCTCTCCGATCCCGAGAAGCGCCGTCGCTATGAGCAGTTCGGCCAGTACTGGAACCAGATGGGCGGCAGTGGCGGCGGTGCCCCCGGTGTGGATGTCGACTTCGGCCGTTACGGCAACTTCGACGACTTCATCAATGATCTGCTGGGACGCTTCGGTGGCGGCGCCGCGGCCGGAGCCCCCGGCGGTTTCGGCTTCGGCAGCGGCTTCCCCGGTGGCTTCGGCTCCGGTTTCGGTGCTGCCGGCGCCGAGCGCGCCACCCAGGTGCAGCTGGATGCCGAGGCCACCATCAGCCTGCCGGTGGCCGATGCCTTCCGCGGCTGCGAGCGCACCCTCGCCGTCAACGAGGAGCGGGTGCAGGTGCGCATTCCCGCCGGTGTCAAGGACGGCAGCCGTCTGCGGCTGAAGGGCAAGGGCAACCTGCAGCCCGGCACGGGTCGCCGCGGGGACCTCTATCTCACCCTCAAGCTCCAGCCCCACCCCGTCTGGCGCCTCGATGGCGACCAGCTGCGGGCCGAGCTTCCCCTCAGCCTCGACGAACTGGCCCTGGGGGGCGAGGTGCGCGTGGCCACCCCCGATGGCGAAGCCACCATCCAGGTGCCCCCCGGCATGACCCTCGGCCGCAGCCTGCGGCTCAAGGGCAAGGGCTGGCCGGTGAGGGACGGCCGGGGGGATCTGCTGTTCACCCCGACCCTGAAGCTGCCCGACAGCCTCAGCCCCCGGGAGCGGGACCTGCTCGAGCAGCTGCGCCAGGCCCGCAGTGTCGACCCCCGCAAGGACTGGATCAGCTCCGCGGCCCTCTAG
- a CDS encoding PilZ domain-containing protein, translating to MKESQNPVREPKFSAPFFQILIKVEVFFQDHCYSGHLWDVSRSGACIRSFQQVPMGTPAQIRFHDPSNAEVIETTGELIWINQLRGAHYSGLRFEEGFDISKTFLRLLIKADES from the coding sequence ATGAAGGAGTCTCAAAATCCCGTTCGAGAACCCAAGTTTTCAGCGCCCTTTTTTCAGATCCTCATTAAAGTCGAGGTATTTTTTCAGGATCATTGTTATTCCGGCCATCTCTGGGATGTGAGCCGTTCCGGCGCCTGCATCCGCAGCTTTCAGCAGGTTCCCATGGGAACCCCTGCCCAGATTCGCTTCCACGATCCCAGCAATGCAGAGGTCATTGAAACCACAGGCGAACTGATCTGGATCAATCAGCTCAGGGGTGCCCACTACTCGGGCCTCAGGTTTGAAGAGGGTTTCGACATCTCCAAGACGTTTCTCAGACTCCTGATCAAGGCGGACGAGTCCTGA
- a CDS encoding DUF5666 domain-containing protein encodes MTPSRHAPVPSLPRWPIPEVPLEGKIQSIDASRRSFVVGGQTLLTNASTHYDDGLETFADLKPGMKVKEDHSQRGDRRFAREGELDD; translated from the coding sequence TTGACGCCAAGCCGCCATGCACCTGTTCCCTCACTCCCGCGCTGGCCGATTCCAGAGGTTCCCCTGGAAGGCAAGATCCAGTCGATCGATGCCTCCAGACGCTCCTTTGTCGTCGGGGGGCAGACGCTGCTCACCAATGCCTCCACGCACTACGACGACGGCCTGGAGACATTCGCCGATCTCAAGCCGGGGATGAAGGTGAAAGAGGACCACTCCCAGCGGGGCGACCGGCGTTTCGCCAGGGAAGGGGAACTGGACGACTGA
- a CDS encoding THUMP domain-containing class I SAM-dependent RNA methyltransferase — MASPSRFDVIAVVPPGLEEPAAAEASALGAAEVRPLRRAVGLRADAATFYRLHLQARLPFRFLRQLARFPCRGREELYDGVQRAADWERWLPPQLSFRVEASGSVPGLNHSHYSALQVKNALVDRQRQVWGSRSSVDLDDPDLVLHLHLSPGRPGGSGPEAVLSLDGGGASLHRRGYRAAMGLAPLKENLAAGLIAHTGWDGTVPLADPFCGSGTLLIEAACRALGRAPGLERAFSLERWPDFDAALWQRERQAALELARTGLPDGAPLAAVVGMERDPAVLAMARSNAAAAGVADWVELQQGDCRDFHPPQTPGVLVCNPPYGERLGADDDLEALYGDLGRMVKERCGGWTLWLLSGNPALTGALRMKASRRVPVSNGGIDCRWLRYDIR; from the coding sequence ATGGCCAGCCCCTCCCGCTTCGACGTCATTGCCGTGGTGCCCCCGGGGCTGGAGGAGCCAGCGGCTGCGGAGGCGTCCGCCCTCGGGGCCGCCGAGGTGCGCCCCCTGCGTCGCGCCGTGGGCCTGCGGGCCGATGCGGCCACCTTCTACCGCCTGCATCTTCAGGCCCGGCTGCCGTTCCGCTTCCTGCGCCAGCTGGCCCGCTTCCCCTGCCGCGGCCGCGAGGAGCTCTACGACGGCGTGCAGCGGGCCGCCGACTGGGAGCGCTGGCTGCCGCCCCAGCTGAGCTTCCGGGTGGAGGCCAGCGGCAGTGTGCCGGGCCTCAACCACAGCCACTACAGCGCCCTGCAGGTCAAGAACGCCCTGGTCGACCGGCAGCGCCAGGTGTGGGGGTCGCGCTCCTCGGTGGACCTGGACGACCCCGACCTGGTGCTGCACCTGCACCTCAGCCCCGGGCGGCCCGGTGGCAGCGGCCCCGAGGCGGTGCTGAGCCTCGATGGCGGCGGCGCCAGCCTGCACCGGCGCGGCTACCGGGCCGCCATGGGCCTGGCCCCCCTCAAGGAGAACCTGGCCGCCGGTCTGATCGCCCACACCGGCTGGGACGGCACGGTGCCCCTGGCCGATCCCTTCTGCGGTTCCGGCACGCTGCTGATCGAGGCCGCCTGCCGCGCCCTCGGCCGTGCCCCGGGCCTGGAGCGCGCCTTCAGCCTGGAGCGCTGGCCCGATTTTGATGCCGCCCTCTGGCAGCGGGAGCGGCAGGCCGCCCTGGAGCTGGCCCGCACCGGCCTCCCCGATGGGGCGCCCCTGGCGGCCGTCGTGGGCATGGAGCGGGATCCGGCCGTGCTGGCCATGGCCCGCAGCAACGCGGCGGCGGCCGGTGTGGCCGACTGGGTCGAGCTGCAGCAGGGGGACTGCCGCGATTTCCATCCCCCCCAGACACCCGGGGTGCTGGTGTGCAACCCGCCCTACGGCGAGCGGCTCGGAGCGGACGACGACCTGGAGGCGCTCTACGGCGATCTGGGTCGGATGGTGAAGGAGCGCTGCGGCGGCTGGACCCTGTGGCTGCTGAGCGGCAACCCCGCGCTCACTGGCGCCCTGCGCATGAAGGCCAGCCGCCGGGTGCCGGTGAGCAATGGCGGCATCGACTGCCGCTGGCTCCGCTACGACATCCGCTGA
- a CDS encoding alpha-amylase — protein MASLFEALKQEVLAVEKDPALDTGTATVTLLQEWLASHEAEISARKLAAPTEFNGTLMQWFHWYSDGDGGHWRRLRQEAPALARAGITALWLPPAGKGGSVWDVGYGTYDLFDLGEFDQKGTVRTKYGTKQEYLEAIQACRGVGIQVYADVVFNHKLNADEQEQYRATPYDPADRNRPLGEERTISAWTRFRFDGRGNHYSSMQWHWYHFDAVDHNSLDPDFKAIWRTQGAGFEGNVDLEKGNYDYLMGSDLNVNHPEVRGELKHWGLWTLDHVGADGFRLDAIKHIASDFFLDWISSLEEHAQRDLFVVGEYWTYNIESLHWYAANTGGHMSLFDAPLHMNFHQASRSGGNYDMRRLLDGTLMQQLPLLAVTLVENHDTQPLQSLESVVEAWFKPLAYAVILLRDQGYPCIFHADYYGADYTDRKDGQEYRIVLPSHRFLIDRFLLARGHCAYGPQYDYLDHVNTIGWTRLGTSGHPGAMAVLMSDGPAGHKWMEVGKRHTTFRDLTGHIQTPITTNGDGWAEWHCPGGSVSVWVEADALTAMGVTL, from the coding sequence ATGGCCTCACTTTTTGAAGCGCTCAAGCAGGAGGTTCTCGCTGTCGAGAAGGATCCGGCCCTCGACACCGGTACGGCGACGGTGACCCTGCTGCAGGAGTGGCTGGCCAGCCACGAAGCCGAGATCAGCGCCCGCAAGCTGGCGGCACCGACGGAATTCAACGGCACGTTGATGCAGTGGTTCCACTGGTACAGCGATGGCGATGGCGGCCACTGGCGGCGGCTGCGCCAGGAGGCACCGGCCCTGGCCCGGGCCGGCATCACCGCCCTGTGGCTGCCGCCGGCGGGCAAGGGCGGCAGCGTGTGGGACGTGGGCTATGGCACCTACGACCTGTTCGACCTGGGCGAATTCGACCAGAAGGGCACGGTGCGCACCAAGTACGGCACCAAACAGGAGTATCTGGAGGCCATCCAGGCCTGCCGCGGGGTGGGGATCCAGGTGTACGCCGATGTGGTGTTCAACCACAAGCTCAACGCCGACGAGCAGGAGCAGTACCGGGCCACGCCCTACGACCCGGCGGACCGCAACCGGCCCCTGGGGGAGGAACGCACGATCAGCGCCTGGACCCGCTTCCGTTTCGATGGCCGCGGCAACCATTACTCATCCATGCAGTGGCACTGGTATCACTTCGACGCCGTCGACCACAACAGCCTGGATCCCGATTTCAAGGCCATCTGGCGCACCCAGGGGGCCGGATTCGAGGGCAACGTCGATCTGGAGAAGGGCAACTACGACTATCTGATGGGCAGCGACCTCAACGTGAACCACCCCGAGGTGCGCGGCGAGCTCAAGCACTGGGGCCTCTGGACCCTCGACCACGTGGGCGCGGACGGATTCCGGCTCGACGCGATCAAGCACATCGCCAGTGACTTCTTCCTCGACTGGATCAGCAGCCTGGAGGAGCACGCCCAGCGCGATCTGTTCGTGGTGGGCGAGTACTGGACCTACAACATCGAAAGCCTGCACTGGTACGCAGCCAACACCGGCGGCCACATGAGCCTGTTCGATGCGCCGCTGCACATGAATTTTCACCAGGCCAGCCGCAGCGGCGGCAACTACGACATGCGGCGCCTGCTCGATGGCACCTTGATGCAGCAGCTGCCCCTGCTGGCCGTGACTCTGGTGGAGAACCACGACACCCAGCCGCTGCAATCGCTGGAGTCGGTGGTGGAGGCCTGGTTCAAACCCCTGGCCTACGCCGTGATCCTGCTGCGCGACCAGGGCTATCCCTGCATCTTCCATGCCGATTACTACGGCGCCGACTACACCGACAGGAAAGACGGCCAGGAGTACCGGATCGTGCTGCCCAGCCACCGCTTCCTGATCGACCGCTTCCTGCTGGCCCGCGGCCACTGTGCCTACGGGCCGCAGTACGACTACCTCGACCACGTCAACACCATCGGCTGGACACGCCTGGGCACCTCCGGCCACCCTGGGGCCATGGCGGTGCTGATGAGCGACGGGCCCGCCGGCCACAAGTGGATGGAGGTGGGCAAGCGCCACACCACCTTCCGCGACCTGACCGGGCATATCCAGACGCCGATCACCACCAACGGCGACGGCTGGGCCGAATGGCACTGCCCGGGGGGCTCGGTGTCGGTGTGGGTGGAGGCGGACGCCCTGACGGCGATGGGAGTAACCCTCTGA
- a CDS encoding S8 family serine peptidase: protein MVQVRYGGKDAAPYALDVSDNHLVVRTLNRQAVMPQRPFEVATVSAEAHRILAQFESLTRFREAGVELLGTRAPQADGALRDAARTLLKAEPGIDFAGRVLVDANGRPVVYTENLFVKFDDDAEPEACEGVLQRLGLAIKRGLSYARNAYFVAAPENSGLAVFQVTETLLGEESVALCHPELVSPSRQRRQAFPPEWHLKATAVNGRLVDAHAEVEAAWALSDGTGAIIAVVDDGFDLDHEEFRSSGKVVAPRDVTRQSGDPRPGRGDDHGTACAGVACANGQFGASGVAPGARLIPIRLASGLGSQAEADAFVWAARNGADVISCSWGPPDGAWWDPNDPAHRQVVPLPDSTRLAIDFATTQGRGGKGCVVLFAAGNGNESVDNDGYASYGKVIAVAACNDQSRRSAYSDFGRAVWCSFPSSDGRPSLTPGIWTTDRSGVAGYNQGSPQKGDPAGHYTNSFGGTSSACPGVAGVAALVLARNPSLRWDQVREILRQTCVRIDTAGGNYDASGRSPFYGYGRVSARRAVELARPPQPAAALVFQAVQDVPINDFQTATLTLPVAAPGPLQSIRVAVDLDHTYIGDLVVRLLPPATLGAAPVLLHDRSGGGTDNLKVTYDAVNAPALASLKGKDPSGTWTLEVSDTARSDRGTLRSLRLELSF, encoded by the coding sequence ATGGTTCAGGTTCGCTACGGCGGCAAAGATGCGGCCCCCTACGCCCTCGATGTCAGCGACAATCACCTCGTGGTGCGCACCCTCAATCGCCAGGCGGTGATGCCGCAGCGGCCCTTCGAAGTGGCGACGGTCAGCGCCGAGGCGCACCGGATCCTGGCCCAGTTCGAGAGCCTGACGCGCTTCCGCGAAGCGGGGGTCGAGCTGCTGGGCACCCGGGCCCCCCAGGCCGATGGGGCCCTGCGCGATGCCGCCCGCACCCTGCTCAAGGCGGAGCCCGGCATCGACTTCGCCGGCCGCGTTCTGGTGGATGCCAACGGCAGGCCCGTGGTCTACACGGAGAATCTGTTCGTCAAGTTCGACGACGACGCCGAGCCCGAGGCCTGCGAGGGCGTGCTGCAACGCCTCGGCCTCGCCATCAAGCGTGGCCTCAGCTATGCCCGCAACGCCTACTTCGTGGCCGCTCCCGAGAACAGCGGGCTGGCGGTGTTCCAGGTCACCGAGACCCTGCTGGGCGAGGAGAGCGTCGCCCTGTGCCATCCGGAGCTGGTGAGCCCCAGCCGCCAGCGCCGCCAGGCCTTCCCGCCCGAGTGGCATCTCAAGGCCACCGCCGTCAACGGCCGGCTCGTCGATGCCCATGCCGAGGTGGAGGCGGCCTGGGCCCTCAGCGACGGCACCGGGGCGATCATCGCGGTGGTGGACGACGGCTTCGACCTTGACCACGAGGAATTCCGCTCCTCCGGCAAGGTCGTCGCCCCGAGGGATGTGACCCGCCAGAGCGGCGACCCCCGCCCCGGCCGCGGCGACGACCACGGCACGGCCTGCGCCGGGGTGGCCTGCGCCAACGGCCAGTTCGGCGCCAGCGGGGTCGCCCCCGGCGCCCGGCTGATCCCGATCCGGCTGGCCTCCGGCCTGGGCTCCCAGGCGGAGGCCGACGCCTTCGTCTGGGCGGCCCGCAACGGCGCCGATGTGATCTCCTGCAGCTGGGGCCCGCCGGACGGGGCCTGGTGGGACCCGAACGACCCGGCTCACCGCCAGGTGGTGCCCCTGCCGGATTCCACCCGCCTGGCGATCGACTTCGCCACCACCCAGGGCCGCGGCGGCAAGGGCTGCGTGGTCCTGTTCGCGGCCGGCAACGGCAACGAGAGCGTCGACAACGACGGCTATGCCAGCTACGGCAAGGTGATCGCCGTGGCGGCCTGCAACGACCAGTCCAGACGCAGCGCCTACAGCGACTTCGGCCGGGCCGTCTGGTGCAGCTTCCCCAGCAGTGACGGCCGCCCCTCCCTGACCCCCGGCATCTGGACCACCGACCGCTCTGGGGTGGCGGGCTACAACCAGGGCAGCCCCCAGAAGGGCGACCCGGCGGGCCACTACACCAATTCCTTCGGCGGCACCTCCAGCGCCTGCCCCGGCGTGGCCGGGGTGGCGGCCCTGGTGCTGGCCCGCAATCCGTCCCTGCGCTGGGACCAGGTGCGGGAGATCCTGCGACAGACCTGCGTGCGGATCGACACCGCCGGCGGCAACTACGACGCCAGTGGCCGCAGCCCTTTCTACGGCTACGGGCGGGTCAGCGCCCGCCGGGCGGTGGAGCTGGCCCGCCCGCCCCAGCCGGCGGCGGCCCTGGTATTCCAGGCGGTCCAGGACGTGCCCATCAACGACTTCCAGACCGCCACCCTCACCCTGCCGGTGGCCGCCCCGGGCCCGCTGCAGTCGATCCGGGTGGCAGTGGATCTCGACCACACCTACATCGGCGATCTGGTGGTGCGGCTGCTGCCGCCCGCCACCCTTGGGGCCGCCCCCGTGCTGCTGCACGACCGCTCCGGCGGCGGCACCGACAACCTCAAGGTCACCTACGACGCGGTCAACGCTCCCGCCCTGGCGTCCTTGAAGGGCAAGGATCCCAGCGGCACCTGGACCCTGGAGGTGTCCGACACCGCCCGGTCCGACAGGGGCACCCTGCGAAGCCTGCGGCTGGAGCTCAGTTTCTGA
- a CDS encoding phage holin family protein: protein MSGQNFARVTALLSSVMDLHVRIALQEADKEKRRLVGGGVMLGMGLTLMTLALVAAELVLLLWIREVFALSWLQAAAAVAAVDVVLAGISLRIGGQMLKGPYLPQTTAGLMRTTRAITGKS, encoded by the coding sequence ATGAGCGGCCAGAACTTCGCCCGCGTCACGGCGCTGCTCAGCTCGGTGATGGACCTGCACGTCCGCATCGCCCTGCAGGAGGCCGACAAGGAGAAGCGTCGCCTCGTGGGCGGTGGGGTGATGCTGGGCATGGGCCTCACCCTGATGACCCTGGCGCTGGTGGCGGCCGAGCTGGTGCTGCTGCTCTGGATCCGGGAGGTTTTTGCCTTGAGCTGGCTGCAGGCCGCGGCGGCCGTGGCGGCCGTTGATGTGGTTCTTGCCGGCATCAGCCTGCGCATCGGCGGCCAGATGCTCAAGGGCCCCTACCTGCCGCAGACCACCGCCGGGCTGATGCGCACCACCCGGGCCATCACCGGCAAGTCCTGA
- a CDS encoding glycine zipper domain-containing protein has protein sequence METDTTHPAPDPAQIAAPEPTGSGDAQRLQRQFRDRFETLLPSIQKEWPEVARHTLEATRGSFDHVVEVISHQSGVTATGVKQQLLDLVNVTGEQAGHVVDALRPLEDQLEHLLDDLNTTLRPRIEKPVRERPLMALGIAAGVGLVVGLLLSSGRRSA, from the coding sequence ATGGAAACGGACACCACCCATCCCGCCCCGGACCCTGCCCAGATCGCGGCTCCGGAGCCAACAGGGTCAGGTGACGCCCAGCGCCTGCAGAGGCAGTTCCGGGACCGCTTCGAGACCCTGCTGCCCAGCATTCAGAAGGAGTGGCCCGAAGTGGCCCGCCACACCCTGGAGGCCACCCGGGGCAGTTTTGATCACGTGGTGGAGGTGATCAGCCACCAGAGCGGCGTCACCGCCACCGGCGTCAAGCAGCAACTGCTGGATCTGGTCAACGTCACCGGTGAACAGGCGGGGCACGTGGTCGATGCGTTGCGCCCCCTGGAGGATCAGCTCGAGCACCTGCTCGACGACCTCAACACCACCCTGCGGCCCCGGATCGAGAAGCCGGTGCGGGAACGCCCCCTGATGGCCCTCGGCATCGCCGCCGGCGTGGGGCTGGTGGTGGGGCTGCTGCTGTCCTCGGGTCGGCGGTCGGCATGA